Within Falsibacillus albus, the genomic segment TGTCGGTTCGATTCCCGCTTTTTCCAAGCTGCCGAGGATTACTTCTTTCTTGCTTTTTCCGTCAGGCAGCTGGCTCGTTAAGTTATTCAGGATCGTTTTTCTTCTTTGTGCAAAAGAAGCCCTTGTGACTTGGAAGAAAAACTCCTCATCTATGACATCGACAGCAGGTTTTTCCCTCGTCGTCAGGCGGATGACCGCGGAGTCGACATTTGGCTGCGGCATAAAGACTGTTTTCGGTACAACCATAACCGTTTCGGCTTGGGTATAATATTGAATCGCAATTGAGAGAGAGCCGTACTCTTTTGTGCCAGGCTTGGCGGAAATCCGATCAGCGACTTCTTTTTGAAGCATGACGACGATCCCTCTTAAAGGAATTTTATCAGATAGCAGCTTCATGATGATCGGCGTCGTTACATAATACGGAAGATTGGCAACGACCATGATATCTTCAATTCCCTCAAACTCTTCTTCGATCACTTGTTTGACATCCGCCTTTAAAATATCTTCATTGACAATTTTAACGTTGTCATAAGGGGATAGAGTGTCCTGAAGGATCGGCAATAGACGCTGGTCTATTTCAAAAGATAGGACTTTTTTTGAATTTCG encodes:
- the rsmA gene encoding 16S rRNA (adenine(1518)-N(6)/adenine(1519)-N(6))-dimethyltransferase RsmA, which produces MHKDIATPIRTKEILKKYGFSFKKSLGQNFLIDPNILRKITEYAGLTEKSGSIEVGPGIGALTEHLARNSKKVLSFEIDQRLLPILQDTLSPYDNVKIVNEDILKADVKQVIEEEFEGIEDIMVVANLPYYVTTPIIMKLLSDKIPLRGIVVMLQKEVADRISAKPGTKEYGSLSIAIQYYTQAETVMVVPKTVFMPQPNVDSAVIRLTTREKPAVDVIDEEFFFQVTRASFAQRRKTILNNLTSQLPDGKSKKEVILGSLEKAGIEPTRRGETLSLDEFARISNELHPHFK